Below is a window of Perca fluviatilis chromosome 14, GENO_Pfluv_1.0, whole genome shotgun sequence DNA.
CAGTCTGATAGAGGAGAACTGTCAAGTCATCCTGCCGCTGGTATTCGCCACCCTCTACAGAGTCTCCAAGGAGCACTGGAATCAGTCAGTGGCTCACACAAGCACACCCACATTAATACAACTCATAACTCAAAGCTTTTGATACCTAGGGTCAATATGGGTGTAACCTCAAGCAGTATTATGGTTTGGATGGGGGATGAAGTGTTCAGATGCTTTTTGTTTAAGTAAAATGAATAATACTACCATGTAAAAAATACGGCATTGtaagtaaaagtcttgcatTCACATTTTTACTTACATATataagtactcattatgcacaGTGCTCTGTTTCAAAGTGTTATAacattttaatgtgtgattaTTATTACTGCATTCACATGTAAGCAGCATTTAGATGTTGCTCAACTGGTGAATGGGGGACCTTATTTTATCTACTTGACATGCTCTTGTGCTGTTTAACCAAGAACAGTGCATCATATTGTATTAACTGAGCTATAAAATCTTTATCTACAAATTAACTTGTTACTATAGTTGTTGACTAAATGTTGTGAAGTATTGAATACATTATTTCCTTCTGAAATGTAAAAGTAACACACAATGAACATACTCATGTAAAgtgcaagtacctcaaaatgaTACTGAATGGTCCCATATCATACtcgttttcaggttcataattatatttggggtttctactattgaacatgtttacatgctttaatgttcaaaaaacacattatttttcctatactgtctgtctgaatatacctgtattcaccctctgtctaaAAAACTCAGTTttagtgcctgtctctttaaaaccccctcccgaaaaagtacagtctgctctgattggtcagcgtttccgggTCTTCCCGGGTCTTTCAAGGtgtgcagccggggaatgactgtaacgacACTGTAGAAGCACCTTCTATCTATATTtggtatagttgtgacatcacaaccctacagaagtcctgacggctcgtttaaaagCCCTGTCTCTGAATACggactgtgtgcatttctctggaTTGAGCATTTTTGATATttccacagtatttatatagcactttgaccggctttataataaaaaaaagacatggaaatctcactttttacaacatgggacctttaagtaaatgtacttagttactctcCACTACTGCTAATATGTAAGAATGTTACATAGCATTTAGCTTCACAGCTGATACAAACTCTAATTTCCcaacactgacaaaaatgtaCAAGCCTCCTACAGTATCATCTAACAGTGTATGCTAAAATGTTTGCATTACAGATAGTAATCTACCAGAGACACAGGCAACACATATGGTTGTCAATGGGTTAATCTCCCCAAAACACAGGCTTTTCTAACCTCTATCTCCTAACCCATAATGTTCATtatcctcttcctctgtctcatcAGGACCATTGTGTCTCTGATCTACAACGTGCTGAAGACCTTCATGGAGATGAACAGCAAGTTGTTTGATGATCTCACTGCCTCCTACAAAGTGGAGAAACAGAAGTGAGTATGACTcactctctttgtgtgtgtgtgtgtatgtgtgtgtgtgtgtgtgtgtgtgtgtgtgtgtgtgtgtgtgcttgtatttGTGTCACTGGATACAACAGTgaaaacaagagaaagaaaaagaaggcaTTTGTTCCATTATCCATCACAttatatttcacattgtaaGTATGTATCACTTAGGTCATCTTTTCAACATGGATCACATCATGATTCCACTCGTTCATTACCCAGTTTTGAACTCAAGATAGTGGATACTATTGGGAAACAATACTTAAAGGAGTAGTTCGAcattttgctttctttctgagaGTGAGATATAAATATCAATCTCGTGTGTGTGAGATAAGTACGGAGTTGGAGTCAGGTCGTGGTTAACTTTAGCATTAGGGCAGGCAGAAAGAGCTAGCCTGGCTCAGACCAAAGCTTACCAACAACTCTAAAGCTGATTTATTTACATGGTCTGTCTTGTTtgattaaaggtccagtgtgtaacgtgtttagttgttcattatcaaaatctgtgttgcccgttcacaagcttgtcctttttcatgaatatttacctccaccatcaattccaagtattccttttggcttgaaattttacatttgcattcgcatgaactggggtagacgctccatattcatgcgccatcttgaaatacgttagccggtaagggacatacaggacatactgcgccgccttttgcgttttcgctgtcacatgataaactcacaggtgctgctaatgctgctaatgggtatcgtagcttcccggccccggcaagtttgaagaaggaaacaaggaggaccacacgtattcaaaatccaaatttcaggaacaggagtcttcttcttcttcgacccagaaaaagaaaaaggatattgaaaagagcaagagaacggctttttgaagcatgaaggctaccgtagctgtaatacgtactttgaactgcgtggtgcgagagagttgattgcgatacatgatctcaacgctagatgggagaaatccCTCCACATTGGACCTTTATGATGTGCAGGTACCATTAGCGTCCTCGTAAAACTGCTCTTATAGTTTCTTTTTGCCTGTTAAATGACGTCAAGAAAGAAATCAGCTGTTTCTAAGACTAACCCATCAATTGCTAAACCtgatttaataaatgttttcaaGGTTGCATCTCTTGTCTTCATTAAATGCCATAGGATGTCATTCAGCCAAGGTAAAGTCTGTTTTCTATTGTGCTTCTGGGGAATAACTTTATCATTTAGATATGCCTAATTCAATTAATTTAGAcctgcttaaaggtcccataagGTCATCAATTGCTCATAAATTAAACCATAAATTGGATTAATCCCTTATTTTATTCTCAAATAACTAATAACATTCTAAAGTCTTTCTTAGCAAAATACAGTATGAAATgtatatattagtgctgtcaattaaacgcgttattaatgGCGTTaatgcaaacccattttaacagcgtacatttttttatggTGAGATTAATGTTATTTTTGGTCTAgtaaactttgtagtttttcacatgctgttgcaacaactagtaacgttagaaaaacattaatgcaattaatcgcgattaaatattttaatcgtttgacagcactagtataTATCTCAATTATATTTCTGTACTGGGCCTTTGACAACTTTCTTGCAATTAATGTGAGATTATAATCTGACATGCCAACCATAACCCTTGttgcacattttttaaataatttgtgCCAACTGAAACCTATTTGTGGCGTcttttcatttttgtgttttttgtctaACTAATTAAGATTTAAATTGTCTATTAAGAGCACTTCATTAACATCACACAACAACCGATAAATGATTCAAGAACACATGACTGCAGTTTGCAGTTGGTGGTCTACACAGTTACTGTACTATAAAGGATATTTCAGGAGAAAGTGTGATGGTATATCCAACACACTCCAACATATCTCCAGGgattttagtttgtttacaCTGAATGCCTTCCTGTTAACAATTGCTCAAGTTGTCTTTGAGACAATCCTCCTTATATTTAAGTATTCACCAAAGATCCCCTTAGGATTTTTACTCTCAGGTAACAGAGTACTTTGGCATGTCTGAAACATTTCAGTTCATTTCTTGTTTCatttctctccatccctcttcatccctctcttttttctttttcccttcaACCCGCCTCTCCAGGGAAATGAAGCGAGAGAGGGAGCGTGCAGATCTCTGGCGAGGCCTGGAGGAGCACCAGGACCGCCGGATGCAGATGCTCACCGAGGCCGCCAGGAACCAGCGCAACCTCCAGGAGCGAGGCGAGAGAGGGGACCCACCGACCCCTTCTTCCCCGCAGACGGCTCACTCTGACCAGTCCGAGCCCAAGATCAGCGgggcctcttcttcctcctctgggGCCGGGGAGAGCGCCACCTAGGTGCTGCTCCACAGAGATTGGATAGCACGGAGGTTAGGGGACAGGGAAAAGACATGAGGTTGATGGTGAAAGTGTTGGGAGAGAAAAGGTACGAAATCCACTGTTCTTTTTATCTTGTATCATCGAGGGCGTggcttttttgtgaaaaagcgcACAAACTCAGTGATCCGAGGTAAAGActgcaccttttttttctgacagaCTTGTGTGAAACTGGTTCACTTTTTGCTGTACACACATTATGTTGCAGATCAGAAGATGAATATTGTCCAAAAGTCCAGACTGTCATTTTAATTAGTGGCTGGTTTATCAAACTGCAGGTCAGTATCCAAAACTGGTAGCTGGCCTGCTTCAAATCAGCCTTTAAATAAGAGATGAAAATTCTCTTTTGGTGCAACACTAACCAAGTTTAACATGTGTCTAACTTGCCTTGACATTTAACCAACCGAGTCAGAGTCTGTACTGTGGCGTCGTATTTATCTTTTGGTCAGAGATGCTTATTTCATGCGTGGATAGCacaatacattaataaacaaaagaaGCAATTTCACACAAATGTCCCAAAACCATTGCCACACAAGCCCTCACGCGTgtgcacacgcgcacacacacacacacacacacacacacacacacacacacacacacacacacacacacacacacacacacacacacacacacacacacacacacagatgcaggtacatatttactgtaaatataaGAAGACAGAGCTACAGAGAGTATGTGTATCCAGGTCAAACAAATCTCACATACCAACACTTGATTGATGCACCAAAATATTTCATACACACTCAACATACgtacagactcacacacacatacacagacacacacacagatggttCTGGCGCTAACTCCTCTCTCATTCTGTCGGGTTCCACCAAAGGAGGGGCCTAAAGTCCCTCAACATTAAATAACcactgatgaagatgatgataatgatataaagtacaatactgttcCTTCTTCTTACTTGTtactctactactactactactctactctactctaagtactactgatgatgatgatgatgatgatgataatgtttttatatatatacatatgtctCTGGATATTTCTGTAGTGTATTATTGGAGAAACACTAGTGTAGCAGATACCATAAAGGGGAAGGCCGGCTCCAATTCTGAATTCACATCACATGTTAACTGTATGAGGCCATAATGTGAGTGCTGAAATTCAGCGGGATTCCCCTTTTAACAGACCTTAAAGAGGGGAGGAAAGAACTGGATTGGCAGtggctgtttttcttttattttgaaattttggATGTTTGTGGTGCGGTGGGTGTAATTTAAAGgggtatttcataaaaaaaaaacaaatcccaaaACATTCCATCTTTaaagattatgtttttttggtgtgtgtttaaAGATGCCCTGTGGAGCTTTCTTGCAAACaaagttatgtttacattcagtggTACTCACCAAAACACATTGTGTGTATACTTCAGGCTTGACGAATGCGTCAAATGCATTTCtttcctcataaaacatttgttaagccaatttatttatattttaacttgtgcattgtttacatccatgtttactTGCTAGCAATCTTCTTCTTCCCTGCATTTGTTGGCATATTGCGAAGTTTATTTGCAcattaccgccaccaactgtCGATCAACGGAATAGCATGCTACCGGCAGCATGGGCGCTTCTCCCGTGTGCCCGTGTGCATACATGTGAAACCTCGTGCGCAATACAAACATAACGTGGACCCACTCAGAAACTCCACAGGGTACATTTCATTTTGATGATGTGGCACACGTTGTTGATTTTCTGGTTAAAAGTTCTACAAATTCACTCATTTGCCAAGGTTACATTTGACAAAGCTGAAGTTTAGAACCCCCAATTCCTAACCAAAAATGTATCCAAGCAGACTAGTAAACCCCACCCAACACAAAGGTTACTCGAAGACAAATAAAGCGCACCACATGTGTTTCAGACCAAAAGAACAGCACAGTGATCCAGTTGGATTTCTGAACCCGGAGCATCTGTTCCTTAAGGCTCAGCAGATTTGACGCTGCTAGATGGCGACCATGACGATGATAATTGTTTTCCCGGTATGAACTAAGGAAAATCTGTTTATTCTTGTCTGATCATTATGCTAGAGAATGATGGGATGAAGAGaagagggtaaaaaaaaaaaaaacagaaaaaaaaatattttagcaATATTTTCATTCTTTCAGGATAATCTGTGTTTTTAGGGGGTTAAACAGGAAGTGAGTGTCACACTCAAATGtttaccccccccccactcttGTTTTTACTCCTGTTGCGTCCTTGATATTCACTTTGTCTTAAAGGTACTTTCTGTGTAAATTAATTTGATGGAAAATGATTTTGctttgtaattatgtttttttcttctttggttTTTGTATAATCTTGTTCATTTTGTGGAAAACTGATACTGAtgctatttattttctatttgatCAGGAAAATGTAACCTTATTTGAAGATGATGgtcaggttgtgtgtgtgtctgtgtgtgtgagtgattgtgtgtgtgtgtgtgtgtgagtgattgtgtgtgtgtgtgtgtgtgtgtgtgtgtgcgtgtgtgtgcacgtgcatgcgtgcgtgcatgctcACGCGTTGGTGTGTATCCTGTGATGGAATCAGTGAGCAGGAGATGTGCGTAGAGAGAGTGATAGAAAATGAGAGaaatgtgtctctctttgtttctttttctctctctctccttctctccttcctgaggggcagggtttgaatccgaatGTATCGTATTAATGTCAtttcaagtttatttttttattgagctGTTATTGACTGATTTAGCATTTTAAGCAGAGCCATAATGAATCTGCACCTGGACCAATTTTCTAGGTTTTTCTGAATGCTTTTAAGTTTGAGTTTGATTGCCTTGCTCTGATGCTATTTAGGCTGCAGTCACACCTAATCTGCCACTGCTTCTTTCTACAAAAGAGCTTGCAGCTTTGCATTTAATTCCATTTGCAGATGTTGCATCCAACATCCAGGTTATAACCTCCAACACGTTTGTCACTCAAACCAAATTTGTCCAAGAAAGTTCATTGTTGAGCATGGAAACAGTAGTTTGACATCAAATGACAACTGAgaaaactccatctgctgatggGATGAAGACTGTGAGATACaattgaaagctccagaaaaagCTAAAAATTGGAACCTGAGTCAGCATTATCACACATGctagtggttcccaaccttttggCTTGTGACCCCCAACAAGCAAAACCCCTTGGCCTTCGTGTGGACATGAGTTGCGAGCAGTTTAACCAAAGagtgttttaaaaaacaataagtGTTCGTTCTAATTGGGTGCTCAACTTCAAGATACAAATcagtaaaaatacaaaacagcaaaaaatgtgagaaaaaataaaatactttttgtGTAAATAAATTTCTTTTCCCTGTCCTTTTAATTAACTGATTCATATTCTGATTCATCTCAGGACCCCTTACGGGACCCCAACCCCCAACTTGGCCTGGGAACCATTGACATTGACAGCCTCTCTTCTCTTAAGTACCACAATGCTGTATAGTTTTTTCCTTTCAGGCAGAATTTTCTGCACAATACTGGAGCATAAAGCGCACAAACTTGATGGGCCGTGCTCCGTAGCAGCCACAGAAAAAGCACTGATGGATTAGCTGTAATAGCAGCCTCATGCCAGTAAACGCCTCAAAACCTGCACCTGCAAACCCCACCGGGATGGCACTCTgggcagacaaaaaaaaaaatcctcccatttgtTTGGATTTCAAACATTGTTTTGATtcaggcaaaaaaaacacaactgaaaAGAGACTAAATTTGAGCTTGCTCGTAACACTCAGCTTACTTTATGATATTTGTTTTGGCTAGCTTAATTAACAGACCCTCCTGATTGTTATTGTCAATCGGTCAGCTGACTCGATGAAAACGGAACCCCAGCTCCCACTGTTCTAGAATTCTCTCTTATATTTGATCCATAGTAATATTTTCTCTTTCTAGAACTGCTCCAGAACAGGAAGCGAGAGAAGAGAGAGTGTTCGTAGAGAGATTGGGCATCGCCTCGCAGACAGCCATTAAACGCTGGTTTCATTCACTGTCACATTTAAATCCATGGGATGGTGTGAACGGATTGGATGAAAGCAGCCagtaaagattaaaaaaaaaagaggaggagaaagacagaggaaagaaaagacgTAGAGTTAGACATGATAGAATGGCAATAAGTCAGAGAAACAGTAACAGAATGAGAATATATAATGTTACCGAAACCTACAACTGCATTACGTAGCAATTTCACTGAATTTCTAGATTTGCACTGTCTGCCCATGgtctgtgtttgttgtgttgaaGAAAAACCTTAGAGAAGATGATTAAGATgatgcagaagaagaagatgtatATTTTGGGGTCCAACACAgcggtgtgtgtggggggggggttgaatGTAGAGAGGCTTACTACTGTACGTAACATTACAGGGGGGTGtagaatggagaaaaaaaacgatgTGCATAAAAATGAAACTTCACTTTGAGAAAACACTCTGGGAGTCTGTGCTGGTTTTTTTGTGTCACATCTTTTGTCTCTTCAGTAATATTAATTCCACTTCCTTTTATTGATACTTTGATCAACAGGCACAGTGTGCGTTACTTAAAGCTGCACCAATTTATATTCCTGTATAGACAGTAATGTGACCAGTCGGTTGTGTAGTTACGAACTTACTTGGCATTGTCTACGCGTTTAGcttattgtgtttgttttggccCACATCTGCATTTCCTGTCTCAGGCAGGCAGGTTTTTTGTTAGCGTAAAAGCTCTCAGAAATCCACAGTACACTACCTGCCTACATGTAGCATTAAACAGCATGTAAAGTTAGCACCTGGCTAGTGGAACAGTTAAatagccagatatttccctcaggagttggtggagaccaaagcaGAGCTAAAGACGAGTAAGTATTGCATTTATAATGGTTACATTCATCTGGCAACAAAACACAACTTCAGTTGAATGCTAATGTTTCTTTGTGTCTGCTAAATGTGTAAATTAATCAACTGTTAACTAATTCATAGCCATACCAACTTTGTAAGGTGATatgtcaatgtttttgttttgttttttttacatttttgctgaCCATTTTCAAGTGCAGGCTGCACAGTTTGGATGTACCAGAGTCAACCATTGATTTCTATCCATTTCCATATGGTGTCAGAATCAATTAGACACTTGAAACTTGCTTGAGTTTCTTAGTCCAttgcaaatcaaatcaaagaaatctgcaaaaagaaaatgcatCAGAGTTACCTAATATTCCATTGCATTAGGATGGAACAATGAATGGAAACCAATGGCTGCCCGGAACAGTAGCAAAAATACAGCCACAAATCTAAAGCAGCATGGTTTGCAAAATGGTTAGCTGTGATGTAAGGTGTAGGTACGTTTAGTAAATGGGCTAACACATGCAAAACACTGGTATGGTGTGGATCTAACAAAAATGTCCAATCCCTTAACTTTGAAATTACTCAGATTTTAAAACGTTCAGTCCTTTGTATTCATGTTACCAATCCTTTGTCGCAGTAAGTGTGGAGTTGAGTACTGCCAATCCTCCTATCACTGAGAGTAGACCAAAGTTGGATAAACgagtgcacacacactcacacagagagataCAGGCTGAGGTTAAGAAAACATGGGCAAGCATCAGTATTTTCCAGGGAGTCTCCATTATTTCTGGCTTGGGGTCTCTAATGGTATTTCATTGTAATTGCTATGATGTCAGAGTGTCCGTCCGCCCTAATGGCCTTCTAAAAACAACAAGGACAGATTGGTTCCATTCACTGGTTGTTGTCTGGGCAGAGAGACACCGGAGTCCAGAAGCTCAAATCTCTGCTGGATCTTCAGCTGAAAAGGtgagaagtgtttttttttttcttctattttctaCATCCAGTAAGTATTGAAGGGCAGGTATTGAGCATTTATTTGACTAATTATTCATTTTTAAGATACTTTGAACTGCTTTACGGACAAAAAGTGTACATGTTATGTTAGCAGGCTTTTACACCACAGTTAGTGAAGTTTCATAGCCTATGTGGAGTTATTGTACTCACAGCGAAGACAGTGTGGTGTTAGTGGTTTTATTGCCTGTAAAAGTATTCACATCATTCTGTTCATGCAGaaagtatttttatttcagtattatATTTCTTAATACAAGTGAAGCATTCTGCAGTCTGGCTGAGTTGAGGTGATTCCAGTTGTTTTAGTACGGTTTAAGTGCTTTGCTTGAAGAGTAATTAAGCAGATGTCTCCAGTAGCATCAAAGAAATGACTATTGATTCTgattaaaacaagaaaaactgCTTTTTATGCATGAAAGTGAAATTAAGTAACTTTACTTCAGATTTATCGCTTAAAATGGAATTAAAATGTTTAGTTTGAAAGTTTAGTTTATGTAATTAATGACctttgagatatatatatatatatatatatatatatataaaggtcattatttatttttttacagtgtctAGGTCACTCGTAGTCTACTATTGGCTGCAGTAGCCATAAATAACACTAGAGGGAGTTGTGAGTCATGCTGAATGACTCACAACTCTCTTTAAAGTACTGCTCTTAAAGTCAGTCTTCTGTCAGCCTTTGAGGATCATCTTCCCCTATAGATTTAAATGACTGGCAATATGACCTTCAGCAATTCATTAtccattttacattaaaaaaacacaaaagaactgcttcttttattttttggcaAACTGTCTCCAACCCAGGTACAGAAGGTCACGTGTAGCTGTGGAATAATGAATATAAACCCTTGAATAATAGTATTCCCTCCATTAAAGttacttttaaatttttttctttctctattcACCATTCCCAGCATGCATCTTCATCCCCTGTCCTtcgttttcctcctcctcctggttGCCGGGGCAGCCAAGGTGTGCGTTGCCGTGACAACCGCACTGCATGGTTTCCGAGGCTGCGCGGTGCGAGAATTCTCTTTTGTGGCCCAGAAGCCTGGCTGCAAGGGACTGCACATCACCACAGAGGCCTGCTGGGGGCGTTGTCAAACCTGGGAGgtaacgtacacacacacacacacacacacacacacacacacacacacacacacacacacacacttttgtgaATTGTGAGACATCAAATAAATGATTAATGATCCAGGACTTATCCCAAACCATAAGAAGGCCGATGACCGAATTCAAATTTCACCTCTGAGTTAATTGAAAAACCAAGTTTAGAGGAACTCAGTCAGATTCAAAGCCTTAAGAAGAGAAAGCTCTGAATCAGCAACAGTAGCTCTGGCTCAGACACATGGCAGAAGGTTAATATTAgagtttgattaaaaaaagaaaaaaaagaaagtctatTTACCAGCTTTTTCCAGGACTTTCAACAGCATCTGGTAGTCCTGCTCAGCAGATGGCCCTTGCTCATTCAACGACACAAACCAAGGTCTGCTTTTACTAATAAATTGAGTTTTCATTTGCATCTACATTCTTCCTTCAACAGAAGACAGtgagatgcagttgaaagctcAGCTTCAGCAAGTGAATCTTGAGGGTTTTTTTTGGTCAAACTACAAATTCCAAGGtcaaaaatgtacaaatatAGGTCTTCAACACATTCTTACAAAGTGTGGACCGGACAGATACTAGATGTAGAGATTTCATTCACTGCCATTATTGTTTGTTGGTATACAGAAAATCAATGTCTAGTCAAAGAGCATACCTATTGATGGAAAGCAAAAGataactgttttgttttgtttcacctgtgtgtgtgaatactgCAGAAACCTGTGCCAGATCCCCCCTACATCCAGCGACACCACCGCGTGTGTACGTACAGTCGTACCCGCCACATGACCGCCCGCCTGCCGGGCTGCCAGCCCAACGTCTCCCCTCTCTACCACTACCCCATGGCTCTGCAATGCCACTGTGCTGTCTGCtccacacaggacacagagtGTGAGACCTTCTAATGGGCAGGACACGCTTTCAGCAAACAATGTTACTAACAGTATTATTGATATGAATGACTCTGAATAAAATGATGAAATTAAGACATTTGAGTAAGTGTGATACTTGACATCTAGTGACCTAAAAATTAGTCTCTCTGTAGAttgaagatgtgtgtgtatacttataTGAGTCTGTatgtaaaaaaggaaaaataacaGAGCAAGCATTACATTTCATAGTAAAAGCTCTGTGATTCTTTGCCATGATGTTAGCAATACTGAATTTAAGAACATACAAAGGCTCTTGTTAAATacgtatttaaaaataaaaacatagaaGTTAGCTTTGCATATATTCTGTTTTCCAACTGCTGTACTTTATTTGTGTATACCACGGCTGAATTACCAACCGAGCAAAGCAGGCAACAGCCCTGGGGCCCTAGACCGTCAGGGGTCCAAAGGCCCCAGATTAATTGTTTGTATGGGGATATTTCCCAATAAATTATCATTTCAACTGAAATTAACATGACAAAACCCTTTAACCGGTCCACTATTAATCCAAGAggctcttatttttttattttttttttacaataatacCTGATGTGTTTACTTGAAGGTGACGTGATacatacacactgtacagagaGACAGTGGTGGTGAGGTCAATAGGGGCTCAGCTCCCCACGGGGACAAAATGCAAGTCCCCACAAAGTATATCATTAAATTTAAGGCTTAAGACTTGATTTAAGGTTAAAGTGATTGTTCGGAGTAATATCACCCTAGGCTGttttgcaccttgacctcgagccaaacaaccccccataagctttttttccccttgtaataacgttggtcgagttagcattatcagctggttagcttagtgcaggcgctaatggatccacgtttgtatctcgtaaggtACCCTGctaataatgcccggaatggtaccaaacgtctacagtaaaaatagtttctgtacttataaaacgaggcattagaaagtttgtaactacaccagaagtatatttaaataacacttgcctgatggatACTCCTCTTGGCTGCTACTGCGCGAGATCACGCACAGAGCACAACATCTATTGGTTTTAAACCGCAGCTGGGATATATCCAACTGTGTGGCATCTTGTCCTGTCGCCTCACGCTGCAGTAGCTGCTTCTGCTGTTCACTCGCTTCTTGGACCTTCTTCTCCAGTAGTCTTTTCCGGCAATAGATGTTGTGCTCTGTGCGTGATCTTGCGCGATAGCGCGGTAGCAGCCAAGATGAGTATCCATcatgcaagtgttatttaaatatacttctggtgtagttacaaactttctaatgcctcgttttataagtacagaaactatttgtactactgtagacgtttggtaccattccgggcattattagtggggtacttTACAAGATAAAAACGtagatccattagcgcctgcactaagctaaccagctgataacgctaactcgactaacgttataacaagggaaaaaagcttatggggggttgtttggctcgaggtcaagatacaaagcagcctagggtgaaattactc
It encodes the following:
- the LOC120573182 gene encoding glycoprotein hormone beta-5-like, whose amino-acid sequence is MHLHPLSFVFLLLLVAGAAKVCVAVTTALHGFRGCAVREFSFVAQKPGCKGLHITTEACWGRCQTWEKPVPDPPYIQRHHRVCTYSRTRHMTARLPGCQPNVSPLYHYPMALQCHCAVCSTQDTECETF